Proteins co-encoded in one Dasypus novemcinctus isolate mDasNov1 chromosome 6, mDasNov1.1.hap2, whole genome shotgun sequence genomic window:
- the LOC131278884 gene encoding endogenous retrovirus group K member 24 Gag polyprotein-like → MGELSSSEKAPQARALRALLASRYIKISERELYQYWKLVVHFNPWLSTATIWDPATWAKLLKRIHSVEVHEGKTFPLGLIPAPLAVHACLTGTSLEGPSLIPLKDLASSSPSTPAPPYEPPHLEPLYPPLVNPASNTDSPSSLPPAAPPLQSPLSLDDHSHEKQLGLSSLKPPFPPSTPAVASSHQSPDSSFEEEKELISSELDRPTPCRFCPFLSRPKPNLPNLPTSTIFSSTSPFPMYSTPPPLASPFSPTTHVCPPYPLVHAFPVNFAPSDAAPYNWYPWDHKTISNLHKAIQEDGLNSPYAQMLLDNLSLEHNCAADWKNLACAILTPGDFVTWKALYYDEAETVDARNLTNNLTTIPSDALKKEGQWALPTIQTTCPAPCFDQCLTIAKSAFHKLNPQSKPIHLAKLLQSPNEPFSDFYSRVKEEVDRKVSHATAVDALLKDRLWEGTNTECRQTIMPIRNKSPDDRVLACRDIGSTSKSAIAAAANSATILAAALADQLSL, encoded by the coding sequence ATGGGGGAACTTTCCTCATCTGAGAAGGCCCCTCAAGCCCGTGCACTGCGTGCCCTTTTAGCGAGCAGATACATCAAAATATCTGAAAGGGAACTCTATCAGTATTGGAAACTTGTTGTACATTTTAATCCATGGCTTTCTACTGCCACAATTTGGGATCCCGCCACATGGGCAAAGCTGCTTAAGCGCATTCACTCAGTCGAAGTCCATGAGGGTAAGACCTTTCCCCTTGGTCTTATTCCTGCCCCTTTAGCTGTCCATGCCTGTCTTACTGGCACCTCTCTAGAAGGACCTTCCCTCATTCCTCTCAAAGATCTAGCCTCTTCTTCTCCCTCTACTCCTGCCCCACCATATGAACCTCCTCATCTTGAACCTCTATATCCTCCGCTGGTTAATCCAGCTTCCAATACTGATTCCCCCTCTTCTCTGCCTCCTGCCGCTCCCCCTTTACAGTCTCCCCTCTCCTTGGATGACCATTCCCATGAGAAACAGCTTGGCCTTTCCTCTTTGAAACCACCATTTCCTCCTTCTACTCCTGCTGTTGCATCTTCCCACCAAAGCCCTGATTCCTCctttgaggaagaaaaggaacTTATCTCTTCGGAGCTGGACAGGCCGACACCTTGTCGCTTCTGTCCATTTCTCTCTAGGCCTAAACCTAATCTGCCTAATCTGCCCACGTCCACCATTTTTTCCtctacttcccctttccccatgtACTCCACCCCTCCTCCTCTAGCTTCCCCTTTTTCCCCGACCACTCACGTTTGTCCTCCTTATCCACTGGTGCATGCCTTCCCTGTGAATTTTGCCCCTTCAGACGCTGCCCCCTATAACTGGTATCCATGGGATCATAAAACTATATCCAATCTCCACAAAGCCATCCAAGAGGATGGCCTTAACAGTCCCTATGCACAGATGTTACTAGATAATCTCTCCCTTGAACATAATTGTGCTGCTGATTGGAAGAATCTTGCCTGTGCTATTTTAACTCCTGGGGATTTTGTTACTTGGAAAGCACTCTATTATGATGAGGCTGAGACAGTTGATGCTCGTAATCTCACCAACAACCTTACCACAATCCCCTCTGATGCCTTGAAAAAAGAAGGGCAATGGGCCCTCCCCACAATCCAAACCACATGTCCTGCCCCATGTTTTGATCAGTGTCTGACCATAGCCAAATCTGCTTTTCACAAACTCAATCCACAGAGTAAACCCATACACCTTGCCAAACTCTTACAGAGTCCTAATGAACCTTTCTCTGACTTTTATAGTCGAGTCAAAGAAGAAGTAGATAGAAAAGTTTCCCATGCCACTGCAGTAGACGCTCTCTTAAAAGATCGCCTTTGGGAAGGCACAAACACTGAGTGTCGACAAACAATTATGCCCATTCGCAATAAATCCCCTGATGATAGGGTCCTTGCTTGTAGAGATATTGGCTCTACCTCCAAATCTGCTATAGCAGCTGCCGCCAACTCTGCGACAATCCTTGCCGCAGCCTTAGCCGATCAGTTGAGCCTCTAA